The nucleotide window ATTTAAATCATTATCAGCAAAAATTCCATGATGAAGAAAAAAATTACCAGGTACTCTGGCAGCGATATTTTACCAAAACCAATATTGTTGAACGAAAAAATATGAAACTCCATATTCAGCACGTCCCGAAAAGATATTGGAAATACCTAACTGAAAAATGGTAATTAAAATTCCATATTGTGGATAACTTTTTATTTTGGCCAAAAAAGACAACATTTCAAGCGTTTTTACAAGCTAATTATTTAACCTGTTAATTTATTGACAGATAGAATCCACATTAATAGAAAACTCATATTGTGGATAACTTTTTTACAGTTAACATACCGTTAACATTGAAAATAATTTCAACCTTGCTTTTGTGTAAAGAATGAGTTAATAAAGCCACTCCCAAAGAAAAAGGGAGATAAAAAATGTATGTAAATGTCTATAAATCTGCAATCTATAAAACGCAACAGCACTTTCACATGTCAATTTTGTGGATAACTCTTATTTTTTTATCGTTCTTAAAGCCTTTTTAACGATATACTGCGTTTCTTTTGTCGGACTTTCCCTGAGCCATTCGTCACAGATTTCCACTACAAATTCGGGTTGTGATTTACTGGCATCATTCAGCCAGTTGCCGACACTGTTCTGTACATATCTGGATAAATCTGATCGTAAAGGTTCCAGAATTTCCAGTCCAAGTCCCGGATTTTGTTTTAAAGCATCAATATGCTCACACCAAACACCCCTTGGTCTTGTGGATTCACTGGCAAAACGTCTCACGTTCTCATTATCATGTGTTGTCCACATTGATAAAATGGCTAAGCTTTCCTCAAGATTTCTGGCGATATCCAGACGTACTGTCATCCAGCAGATTTCCCTTACTCCAAAATGAGAGTCGGAAGCAAATGACTGAATTTTATCTAATTTTTCTTTCAGTTTTAAATCATTATTTCTTCCAATGGTATATGCTGCCCAGCAACGTACAAGGTCTGCAGGATGAGTTGAGAGCTTCAGCAGAAATTCATCATCTTTATTTTTTACTGCAAGAGTAAGCAAACCAATTCCTATCGTTTCATTAATCGAATTGACGGTTTGTTTTTTCAGCCGGTTTATATTTTCTAAAACTGGCATCAGATATTCTTTACGATCATTCTGCAAAAGCAGATTTTCCAGCAACAATTTTTGATCTACCGCCAGCCATTCCGTAAGATTGGCAGTTTCAATTTCTCCTCTGTTCAACTGTTCCAAAATATCCGGTGGAATATCTTTGATAGAGCGGGCACCTTTCCTTTTTTCTGTCATGCTGTTTTAATGATTATCTTTACAAAAGTCTTAAACTAGGCGGACAAAAACAATACCGCACATTTTTCACCCATAGGGATAAAAAAGTCAATTTTATGGAAACAAAGGGAAGAGCTGAAGAAAATAAAATTTGTCCATTGGAAGTCGCCGTCAATACCATCAGTGGAAAATGGAAAATTCCTATTGTCTGGCAGATTAATGAAGGGAAAAAACGCCCCAGTGAATTTCTACGTGGGATTGCTAAAGTAGACCGCAGAGTTTTAAATCAACAGCTGACTGAAATGGTAGATGATGGCATTTTAACAAAACAATCCTTTAATGAACTTCCTCCAAGGGTTGAATATACTTTGACAGAACTTGGTGAAAAACTTGTGGAAATCCTTTGGCAATTGAATGATTGGGGAAAGTTGCTGATTCCGGAAAAAGAAGAAGTATAACAGGTTTAATGTGATTTCAAAATCTTTATTGGAGACACATAAAAAAAGGGGATATTTGTGTTAACTAAGAACGCATGAAAAAAGTTATTACAGGAATTACAGTTATTTTCATTTGCACTGGTTGCACAAAAGAAAAATTCTCAGACCGTTTACTGCCCGAACCGGATAAGAATGAGCATTTAATTGCAGTAAATGCTTTAAAAATCAATAAGAATAAAAATACCATTCGTCAAAGATTTTCTGCTCCTGATGGTTATGAATGGGTTAAAGAAAAACCTGGTTCTTTCGGATACTTTATTGAAAATTTTAAACTGAAGCCTTATGGGAGCCAGATTGTAAAATATGATGGAACTCCAATTTCTACCCAGCATCTGCATGAAGCTGTTTTCGACATTGATACAGGAAATAAAGATCTTCAGCAATGCGCGGATGCTGTTATCCGCATGAGAGCCGAATATCTTTATAAAGCAAAAAAATTTGACGAAATTAAATTTCATTTTACAAGTGGCGACCTTTTAAGCTGGAATGATTATAAAAACGGAATGAGAGCTTTTGTCAGTGGAAATTCAGTCAGCTTCAGAAAAGTTGCAGCTCCTGATGATTCTTATCAAAGCTTCAGAAATTACCTGGATCTGATTTTCAATTATGCAGGAACAATTTCATTACATAAAGAGACAAAACCGGTAACAAAAAATTCTGATCTTAAAACGGGAGATATTCTGATTACACCAGGCAGTCCGGGGCATATTGCTTTTATATCAGGAGTCTGCAAGAATCAGAAAGGAAAAAGATTGTACTTATTAAGTGAAGGTTTCACGCCTGCACAATCCGTTCATGTGATTTCAAATCCTTTTAACCCGTATTTTACGCCCTGGTATGATCTTGACATCCATGCTGCTGAAACAAAAACGGCAAGATATTTTTTTAAACCTACAAACTTCAGAAGCTTTTAATAATTTATATTCAAAACTATTGGAAAGTTACTACGATAATCTGAACTTGTTTTTGTAAATTTGTGTTCGAAATTTTTTTCTTGATGAAAGAGAGTGTTGTTAAAAAAATTGCAGTTCTTACGTCAGGAGGTGACTCTCCGGGTATGAATGCGGCATTAAGAGCGGTAGTAAGAACCGCCAATTACTATAATATCGAATGCTACGGGGTGAGAGAAGGTTACAACGGCCTTATCAACAATGATTTCCTGAAAATGGGAGCCCGTTCCGTAAAAAATATAATCAACCAGGGTGGAACGATTCTAAAGTCTGCCAGATCTGCTGAGTTCAGAACTAAAGAAGGCCGTCAGAAAGCTTATGACAACTGCGTAAAGCTTGGAATAGACGGATTGGTTTGTATTGGTGGAGACGGAACTTTCACAGGTGCGAAAATCTTTAATGAAGAATTCGGGATCAGGGTAATCGGTATCCCGGGAACTATCGACAATGATATTTTCGGAACTGATAACACCATCGGATACGACACTGCTTTGAATACTGCAATGGATGCCATTGACAAGATCCGTGATACAGCCACTTCCCACAACAGGGTTTTCTTTGTGGAAGTAATGGGTCGTGATGCCGGTTTTATTGCGTTAAACAGTGGATTGGCAACAGGAGCTCTGGATATTTTAATTCCTGAGAAAAAAGACAGTATTGATGAGCTTTTCGCGAAATTCAGAGATGCTGAAAAAACAGGAAAAGCATCAAGCATTGTTGTGGTAGCGGAAGGTGAAAAATTAGCCAACGTATATGAACTTGCCGAAAAAACAAAACAGACATTCCCTGATTATGACATTCGTGTAGCTATTCTGGGACATATGCAGAGAGGAGGTTCTCCAAGCTGTGCAGACAGAGTTCTGGCAAGCCGTCTGGGGTATGGAGCTGTAACAGGGCTGATGGAAGGACAAACCAATGTAATGGCAGGAATGCGTTCTAATGATCTGACGTATACTCCTATTGAAGAAGCCATTAAAAAACATAATGAAATCAATAAAGACCTTTTACTGATTTCAAAAATTTTAGCAATCTAATTTTTATAATCTAATAAAAACAAACTATTATGTCAACAATCAAAGTAGGTATCAACGGTTTTGGTAGAATTGGACGTCTTGTTTTCAGAGCAATGACTGAAAGAGACAACATTGAAGTTGTAGGAATCAATGACCTAATCAATGCAGAATACATGGCTTACATGTTAAAATATGACTCTGTACACGGTATTTTCCCAGGTGAAGTTTCTGTAGAAGGAAATGATCTTGTAGTAAACGGGAAAAGAATCAGAGTAACTGCTGAAAAAGATCCAAGCAACCTAAAATGGAATGAAATCGGTGCTGATTACGTAGTAGAATCTACTGGTTTATTCCTTGATAAAGACAGCGCTGCAAAACACCTTGCTGCAGGTGCTAAGAAAGTAATCCTTTCTGCTCCTTCCAAAGATGATACTCCAATGTTCGTAATGGGGGTAAACCACAAGGAACTTACTGATGATATCAAAATTTTATCAAACGCTTCTTGTACTACAAACTGTTTAGCTCCTTTAGCTAAAGTAATTCACGATAACTTCGGAATCGTAGAAGGTTTAATGACAACTGTACACGCTACAACAGCTACTCAGAAAACTGTTGACGGTCCTTCAATGAAAGACTGGAGAGGTGGTAGAGCTGCTCTGAACAACATCATCCCTTCTTCTACAGGTGCTGCTAAAGCGGTAGGAAAAGTAATTCCTTCACTAAACGGAAAACTAACAGGTATGTCTTTCAGAGTACCAACTGTTGACGTTTCTGTAGTAGATTTAACAGTGAGAATTGAAAAAGCTGCTTCTTATGAAGAAATCTGTTCAGTAATCAAAGCTGCTTCTGAAGGTGAATTGAAAGGTATCCTAGGATATACTGAAGATGCAGTAGTATCTCAGGACTTCGTAGGAGATAAGAGAACTTCTATCTTCGACAAAGATGCTGGTATCATGCTTTCTCCTAACTTCGTAAAACTTGTTTCCTGGTATGACAACGAAATGGGTTACTCAAACAAATTAGTTGATATGCTTGTACACGCTGCTTCTTTATAATCAATAATGAGCGATAAGCAATGAGTAATATAAAACCTTCCCGATGGGAAGGTTTTTTGATTATACATCTTATTTATTTTTACTGAATATTCCAAATGGAACTCCTATACTTACTTTGACCATAAAACTATCTTTCAAAGCCCTTGTATGATATGGTTCATTTTCGACACCAGCCAAAATCCTAAAAGTTGCTTTATTATTATCTTCACCATTATTAATTTTAAAAATAAATCCACCCAATAATGTATACCTATTTCTATAATCCATATAACTCATATTTTGTAAAGCAAAGGTATGCGAAGCATATCCGGTAATACCAAAATCCCCTAATACAAACAAAGAGCCTTGTGCTCCTGATTTTAAAGTCCAGAACGCTCTCTTTAAATAAGAATATTTACCTAATTGTCTTCCAGACTTATCAAATATAAAGACCTCACTATCTTCCTCTTTTAAAAAAGGCTTTTCACTTCCTATACCAGCGTCAAGTATACTTCCCATCGTTACATTTAAAAAACCTTGCGCATTTAATAAAGTTTTCTTTTGTCTATTGAAATTGTATGATAACTCTAGAGATAATTTAGGGAAATTTTTAATTTCACCATCTTTTACAAGCGACAATAGATTAGCTGTATCTAATTTTACATTTTGATTGGAAAGATCAAGAGTCGCTTTAATCCAATGTAATTTACTCCCTTGAAGAATATCATTTTTTTTATCAAATGATTCCAATTTACTATCTATATATTTTTTAGAATTTGACTTTATTTTAGTATAAAGATCAATCTCTTTTTCTACTAAAGAAATTTCCTTTTGAATCTCTTTCAATTCTTTAACATCCTTTTCTGTGTAATCTGATTTATTTTCTATATTCTCTTTATCTTTAATAAGTTTTTTTAATTTTTGGTCATATATATCGTAACTCTTCTTTAAGTTACCATACTCTGCAACAATAGAGTCCCTATACTTTTTCCTTTTATCAGATAATTTTTCGCAATCAGCCTTATTAAAAAACATAGTCTCATTTAAAACAACTCTATTAATTGTAAGTAAAGCTCCTATATCATCTTTCCATCTTTTATCTGAATAAAGAAAACCTGTTTTCAAACTTGCTGTATAAATTCCAAAATTCAGAAACCATTTTTCTTTGAAGTTAAAATTAGCCCCAACATTTATTCTGGTATCATTGGTTCCGTTAGTAAAAGTAACCGCATTATTGTTAGTTGCATTATCTGATGAATTCAGAATAACTCCATTTCTGATAAGTCTTAAGTCATCATTAAAAGTTGATGGATGTACAGCTGTACCAATTTCTTCATCACAATTATATCCTATATTAATAAAATTAATTAGCATATCTCTTTCCTTCTCATTTATTCTATCTTTACTGATTTCTATTAAAAAAACACCATTATCGGAATCGAAAAGAAGTCTTTTATTATTCTGTCCCACAATAGTAAATACTTCAATATCATTGTCAATTAAAATTTGATGATTCTCATTTTTTTCATTACATCTATAAATATCTCCTTCATCATATAAACAAACTGAGTATTTTCCTATCTTTTCTTTCCCTTCCAATACATTATTTTCAGATATATCAGATAATCCTAACCCTGTGTACTTTTTAATAACACATTCCAAGGTTTTATCATTACTATTAGTAATTTTTTGTATAAAAGATGAACTCGTTTTTGTATCTTTTAAATAATTAAAATTTTCTGAATCAATTTCTGACAATACTTTCATTTGTCCGCAAACCATCCCCACCCATCCGAGCAGAAACAGTAATACAATTTTTGTTTTCATGGTTATTTATTTTTCAGATTAAAGTTTTTTTAAAATGGTCATTAGTTTTTATTTAAAGCTACAATACTTTCCTACCACACGAAATACCACAAAAGGGGTTTTTTTTTAACATAATTTTATTATTTTTAAGAAAACTTTAACCAATGAAGAAAAAACATCTGACTCACGCAAAAAAACCGCATCCCCTCATTGAAGTATGGAATGCCTATCCTGAAATTTTACAGAATGATAACAGAATATTACCTGTTCCTGCCATTGAAAAAATGATCGGAGAAATTTTTGCTCCGGGAAAGTTCTACTATTATGTGATCAATTTTGCAGACAGCACCCTCTGCAACCATCATGAAGATATTTTGAAAATACATGGTTTCAGTAAATACCCTGGACATCTAAAAGAAATCATAGATCTTATTCATCCGGATGATCTGAAATTTGTGATGGAAGCTGAAAGAATGTCCATCGAAAAAATGAAAGAAATTGACGGCTTTGATTATCAGCAGGAACTGAAAACCAGTTATTGTTTCAGAATGAAAACTTCAAAAGGCAATTATGAACTGTTCCACCATCAGGCTTTGCACACTTATAAAGATGAAGATGGCAGACTGTTGCAGGCTGTTAATATACATACCAATATCGAACACATCACCCATCAAAATTCTTATGTTGTATTAGTTTCCGGAATCAACGGCCGAGAAGATTTCCATCAGATGCAGTGGACAGAACACGACAGATTTCCTGAGTCTGTCCCGGTCATCTTTACCAGAAGAGAGGTTGAAATCATCAACTGTATTGCGAAAGGATATTCAACAGGAAAAATCTCTGATCTGTTAAATATTTCTGAGGAAACCGTACGTACCCATAGAAAAAATATCCTGAGAAAATCAGACTGCAAAAACAGTTCTGAACTGATTAAGAAAACCTTTGAATGGGGATATCTGTAGAAAGCGTCTTGCAATCCTGATAAATCTCACCAAAACATTTCAGCATAAAACTTGTACTTTTATAGGTAAAGGAATGAACATGATACAACCCCGTTTTAAAGATGCTCCTCATTTCAGGAATTTTTGGGAAAATGGCAATGGAAAACAGCTTATTGAATTTTCCGGAGCAGAAGTGAGTTTTGAGCATTTTGAAAAATTTGCTCCCTATTTTCATCATACGGATGAGATCGGTGACGAGGTGGTAAAAGATGTTTATTTCACTAAAAAATTCCACGAGGCTTCCAGGGAAATTGAACACTACATCAGAGATGGGGTTTCAGAGACGGATGATGTTCCTGAAAGTGTAAAAAAATTGTTCAGCCAAACTCAGAAAGTTCCGGACTGGCTTGATTACAATTTACTCAAAAGCGGTGCTGAACTCTGCATGAGGAGCAACCTGGACTCCCTGATTTCGTTGAGGGATTATTGTCTGATCGGCGGCTATGATTATGCCTACCTCAACAAACCTCTTATTGTTACTGAAGCACTGAAAAAAGGTGCAGTGAAACGTCTTTCAGAAACATTGGATTTCTGGGTAAACGCTACCCGCTATAATGCATTGGAAGTTCATGCAAAAGGTTATGAATTTGCTATCAAAACCCGTCTGATCCATTCTTATGCCAGACTTTCCATTAAAAAGCATTATAAAGACTGGGATTCTGAAAACTGGGGAGAGCCCATTAATTCCTGGGATATGATGGCAACGTACATTGGATTCAGTCTGGTATTTCTTCATAGTCTTAAAAAGCTGGGAAATCGTTTTTCTGCTGAAGAGGAACAGGGAATTTTCCATCTCTGGAAATACGTAGGTTACCTTTTGGGAATACCGGAACAGCTTCTACCTGATGATAAAAAACAAGCTACCGAGTATTTTTATTTATGGACCTCTGTTCAGCCTCCTTCAGACAAAGATTCTGTACTTCTTGCCCATTCTTTATTAGATGAATCCTTGGAAAATCCTATCTTAAAGTTTGAATTTCAAAGAAAGAACTTAAGATACCTTCACATCTGCTGTACCTGGTTTCTGTTGGATGATGAAGTGTGTAAAAGATTACAAATCCCTGATGTTCCGTACAAAACATTATTTCCAAAATCAAAAATACTTTTCAATACAATGTATGACAAACTGGTAAGCCACAAGGCCAGAATAAAAAGAGGAAACAAAGATCAGATGAAAGTGCTGGAAGATTATCTGAACATCACTAAGAATTCAAATTTTCATTAGGATAATAAGTCAGGAAGCCCGAAGATGGAAGATGGAAGTTTTTATTGGATGATAAATCTCACCTAATAAATAATATAATTAAGTTCAATACATTTATAGGCTTTAATAGCTTCCAGCCTCTTTCCCGTTAATATTTTATTACACTCATACCACATTTCGCATCTGCTTAGTTATGAATGAGATCAGTAGTAAAATTTTATCATTTTTTAACTCTAAAAACAGCTTTCAGAGACAAATAATATTAGCTTTTGATATTTAAATTATGTATTTTTGAGAAATTATTTTAATAGCGATGAGTAACATTGATGATAAGAAAAAAGCACTCGCTTTAGTGCTTGACAAATTAGATAAAACATACGGAAAAGGAACTGTAATGACTCTGGGTGATGATGCCGTAGACACTACAATAGAAGTAATTCCTTCCGGTTCTTTAGGATTGGATATTGCCTTAGGAGTAGGCGGATATCCAAAAGGAAGAATCATTGAAATATATGGTCCTGAATCTTCAGGTAAAACAACGCTGACCCTTCACGCTATTGCTGAAGCTCAAAAGGCAGGAGGTATTGCTGCATTCATTGATGCAGAGCACGCTTTTGACAGAACTTATGCTGCAAAATTAGGAATCGATCTTGAAAACCTGATCATTTCCCAGCCGGACAACGGTGAGCAGGCATTGGAAATTGCAGATAACCTTATCCGTTCCGGAGCTATTGATATCGTTGTGATTGACTCTGTTGCCGCTCTTACACCAAAGGCTGAAATTGAAGGTGAAATGGGAGATTCCAAAATGGGTCTTCATGCAAGATTAATGTCTCAGGCATTAAGAAAGCTTACCGCTACTATTTCAAGAACGAAATGTACCGTTATATTCATCAATCAGTTGAGAGAAAAGATCGGTGTAATGTTCGGAAATCCTGAAACAACTACCGGAGGTAACGCTCTTAAGTTCTATGCTTCTGTAAGAATTGATATCAGAAAAGCAAGCGCACCTATCAAACAAGGTGATGAAGCGATCGGTAGCCGCGTGAAAGTGAAGATTGTGAAAAACAAAGTGGCACCTCCTTTCAAGCAGGCAGAATTCGATATCATGTACGGAGAAGGAGTTTCTAAAGTAGGAGAAATTCTTGATACTGCTGTTGACATGGGAATCGTGAAGAAAAGCGGATCTTGGTTCAGCTACGAAGAGACCAAATTGGGTCAGGGACGTGATGCCGTAAAAGATGTTTTAAGAGACAACCCGGATCTTGCTGAAGAATTGGAAGCTAAGATCAAGGAAGAAATGAAAAACAAATAATTTTTCAGAAAATATAAGAAAAGGCAGTCTTTAGGACTGCCTTTTTTGTTCTCATTTTTTTAACGCAAAGATCTCATCTGTATGCCAAAATATTTGAAGGGAGCAAAGTACAGAATCAATTTCATTGATTCTTACTAAGCAAACGCATCATTCACCACAAAGCTCCATCAGCGACAAGTCGAAACCCTTTGTTTCCTTACAATCAGCTTTCGAATCACTTATTTCTTTGCGTTTAAATCATCAACTAATTATTAGAAATAAAAAAGAGGTCATTCCGCAGAACAACCTCTTGAGTTTTATATTTAAAAAAATTATTCAGCAATTTTTCCCTGTAGCTGAAGTGCTCCGGTGACTTTCATACCTTTTGCAGGAGTTTCAAATCTCATGTTTTCTTTATTTACAAAGGCATCAATGGTGAAGAAATCCTCATTTTCCTCATTTGTGATCAACTTCAGTTTCAGGATATATCCTTTAACGCTTCCGTCTTCAAGCAATTCTGTTTCCTTAAAGTCTACAACCTGGCCAATAAAATCAAAACATGCATAGTTAGGAAGATCCTGACTTGGAGCATAGGTTGTGAAATCTTCACTCATTTTAG belongs to Chryseobacterium gleum and includes:
- a CDS encoding DNA alkylation repair protein, coding for MTEKRKGARSIKDIPPDILEQLNRGEIETANLTEWLAVDQKLLLENLLLQNDRKEYLMPVLENINRLKKQTVNSINETIGIGLLTLAVKNKDDEFLLKLSTHPADLVRCWAAYTIGRNNDLKLKEKLDKIQSFASDSHFGVREICWMTVRLDIARNLEESLAILSMWTTHDNENVRRFASESTRPRGVWCEHIDALKQNPGLGLEILEPLRSDLSRYVQNSVGNWLNDASKSQPEFVVEICDEWLRESPTKETQYIVKKALRTIKK
- a CDS encoding winged helix-turn-helix transcriptional regulator; amino-acid sequence: METKGRAEENKICPLEVAVNTISGKWKIPIVWQINEGKKRPSEFLRGIAKVDRRVLNQQLTEMVDDGILTKQSFNELPPRVEYTLTELGEKLVEILWQLNDWGKLLIPEKEEV
- a CDS encoding DUF4846 domain-containing protein, producing MKKVITGITVIFICTGCTKEKFSDRLLPEPDKNEHLIAVNALKINKNKNTIRQRFSAPDGYEWVKEKPGSFGYFIENFKLKPYGSQIVKYDGTPISTQHLHEAVFDIDTGNKDLQQCADAVIRMRAEYLYKAKKFDEIKFHFTSGDLLSWNDYKNGMRAFVSGNSVSFRKVAAPDDSYQSFRNYLDLIFNYAGTISLHKETKPVTKNSDLKTGDILITPGSPGHIAFISGVCKNQKGKRLYLLSEGFTPAQSVHVISNPFNPYFTPWYDLDIHAAETKTARYFFKPTNFRSF
- the pfkA gene encoding 6-phosphofructokinase, which gives rise to MKESVVKKIAVLTSGGDSPGMNAALRAVVRTANYYNIECYGVREGYNGLINNDFLKMGARSVKNIINQGGTILKSARSAEFRTKEGRQKAYDNCVKLGIDGLVCIGGDGTFTGAKIFNEEFGIRVIGIPGTIDNDIFGTDNTIGYDTALNTAMDAIDKIRDTATSHNRVFFVEVMGRDAGFIALNSGLATGALDILIPEKKDSIDELFAKFRDAEKTGKASSIVVVAEGEKLANVYELAEKTKQTFPDYDIRVAILGHMQRGGSPSCADRVLASRLGYGAVTGLMEGQTNVMAGMRSNDLTYTPIEEAIKKHNEINKDLLLISKILAI
- the gap gene encoding type I glyceraldehyde-3-phosphate dehydrogenase codes for the protein MSTIKVGINGFGRIGRLVFRAMTERDNIEVVGINDLINAEYMAYMLKYDSVHGIFPGEVSVEGNDLVVNGKRIRVTAEKDPSNLKWNEIGADYVVESTGLFLDKDSAAKHLAAGAKKVILSAPSKDDTPMFVMGVNHKELTDDIKILSNASCTTNCLAPLAKVIHDNFGIVEGLMTTVHATTATQKTVDGPSMKDWRGGRAALNNIIPSSTGAAKAVGKVIPSLNGKLTGMSFRVPTVDVSVVDLTVRIEKAASYEEICSVIKAASEGELKGILGYTEDAVVSQDFVGDKRTSIFDKDAGIMLSPNFVKLVSWYDNEMGYSNKLVDMLVHAASL
- a CDS encoding response regulator transcription factor encodes the protein MKKKHLTHAKKPHPLIEVWNAYPEILQNDNRILPVPAIEKMIGEIFAPGKFYYYVINFADSTLCNHHEDILKIHGFSKYPGHLKEIIDLIHPDDLKFVMEAERMSIEKMKEIDGFDYQQELKTSYCFRMKTSKGNYELFHHQALHTYKDEDGRLLQAVNIHTNIEHITHQNSYVVLVSGINGREDFHQMQWTEHDRFPESVPVIFTRREVEIINCIAKGYSTGKISDLLNISEETVRTHRKNILRKSDCKNSSELIKKTFEWGYL
- a CDS encoding oxygenase MpaB family protein encodes the protein MIQPRFKDAPHFRNFWENGNGKQLIEFSGAEVSFEHFEKFAPYFHHTDEIGDEVVKDVYFTKKFHEASREIEHYIRDGVSETDDVPESVKKLFSQTQKVPDWLDYNLLKSGAELCMRSNLDSLISLRDYCLIGGYDYAYLNKPLIVTEALKKGAVKRLSETLDFWVNATRYNALEVHAKGYEFAIKTRLIHSYARLSIKKHYKDWDSENWGEPINSWDMMATYIGFSLVFLHSLKKLGNRFSAEEEQGIFHLWKYVGYLLGIPEQLLPDDKKQATEYFYLWTSVQPPSDKDSVLLAHSLLDESLENPILKFEFQRKNLRYLHICCTWFLLDDEVCKRLQIPDVPYKTLFPKSKILFNTMYDKLVSHKARIKRGNKDQMKVLEDYLNITKNSNFH
- the recA gene encoding recombinase RecA, coding for MSNIDDKKKALALVLDKLDKTYGKGTVMTLGDDAVDTTIEVIPSGSLGLDIALGVGGYPKGRIIEIYGPESSGKTTLTLHAIAEAQKAGGIAAFIDAEHAFDRTYAAKLGIDLENLIISQPDNGEQALEIADNLIRSGAIDIVVIDSVAALTPKAEIEGEMGDSKMGLHARLMSQALRKLTATISRTKCTVIFINQLREKIGVMFGNPETTTGGNALKFYASVRIDIRKASAPIKQGDEAIGSRVKVKIVKNKVAPPFKQAEFDIMYGEGVSKVGEILDTAVDMGIVKKSGSWFSYEETKLGQGRDAVKDVLRDNPDLAEELEAKIKEEMKNK